Part of the bacterium genome, CGATGAGGTAAAAAGGGAGATTGAGCAGTTTGAACAGGATGGGGTTATTGTAAAATACAAGACCATTATTGATTGGGAAAAGACAAGTGAAGAAAAGGTCTATGCCTTTATTGATGTTAGGGTTACACCAGAGAGGGATAGGGGTTTTGATGCTATTGCAGAGAGGATTTGCCAATATCCTGAGGTTCATTCCCTCTATCTTATGTCTGGTGCTTATGACTTTGCTGTTGTGGTAAGCGGAAAGTCAATGAAAGAGCTTGCCTATTTTGTGGCAGAAAAGCTTGCCATAATAGAAAATGTCCGATCAACCACAACACACTTTATCCTTAAAAAATATAAGATGGATGGCGTCTTATTAAAGAAAGAAGAGGATAAAAGGATACAAATGATGCCTTGACAGCCATAGGTTGCCAATTTATAATTTTGATATGAAGGTAGTGAAAAAAGATATAATTGAGGAATATAAGCTTCATAGCACAGATACAGGTTCACCAGAGGTCCAGGTTTCTATATTTACGGCAAGGATTAACAACCTAATAGAACACTTCAATGTCCATAAAAAGGACTTTCAAACAAGGAGAAGCCTGATAAAGCTTGTTAATAAAAGGAGAAGGCTTCTTTTGTACCTTAAAAGGAAATCAAACGAAAGATATACCTCCCTCATCCAAAGGCTTAAGATAAGAAAGTGAGGTTTATGGATTTTGGGTAGATTTCAGGTTCGAATATTAGGGCTGCTTAAGAGAATTTTACTAAGTGAAGTCCAAAAAGAAAAAGAAACCAGCACAAAAAATTGCCCTTTCTTTTGTCCTTCTTACAATCCTTACATTTTATAACCCATC contains:
- a CDS encoding Lrp/AsnC family transcriptional regulator, producing MKKEILDILENDARLSKEKIGTMLGISADEVKREIEQFEQDGVIVKYKTIIDWEKTSEEKVYAFIDVRVTPERDRGFDAIAERICQYPEVHSLYLMSGAYDFAVVVSGKSMKELAYFVAEKLAIIENVRSTTTHFILKKYKMDGVLLKKEEDKRIQMMP
- the rpsO gene encoding 30S ribosomal protein S15 produces the protein MKVVKKDIIEEYKLHSTDTGSPEVQVSIFTARINNLIEHFNVHKKDFQTRRSLIKLVNKRRRLLLYLKRKSNERYTSLIQRLKIRK